The proteins below are encoded in one region of Paenibacillus albus:
- a CDS encoding response regulator transcription factor codes for MPAAILVVEDDYYIQELIAEFLRAQNYEVDVASDGLEGWGKFQQSHYDLVILDLMLPSMNGYEVCRLIRERSDTPVIVLTALSEEKDQLKAFEEEADDYVTKPFSFHVLMKRVEAVLRRTRVGQSGELLFDGRLRLDADAYKVYVDGKMIDTTTKEFDILNTLILNAGRILTRDMLLDKVWGYDYYGDSRIVDAHIKNIRKKLGISVIRTVKGVGYSLETEVTAVEG; via the coding sequence GCGCGCGCAGAACTATGAGGTAGATGTAGCAAGCGATGGTTTGGAAGGCTGGGGGAAGTTTCAGCAGTCTCACTACGACCTCGTTATTCTCGATTTGATGCTGCCGTCGATGAACGGCTATGAAGTGTGCCGATTAATTCGCGAGCGGTCCGATACACCGGTCATTGTGCTTACGGCGCTCAGTGAGGAGAAGGATCAGCTGAAGGCGTTCGAGGAAGAGGCGGACGATTACGTGACGAAGCCGTTCTCGTTCCATGTGCTGATGAAGCGGGTTGAGGCGGTGCTTCGGCGTACGCGGGTCGGACAGTCCGGAGAGCTTTTGTTCGACGGCAGGCTGCGGCTGGATGCCGATGCCTACAAGGTGTACGTCGATGGCAAGATGATCGATACGACGACGAAGGAATTTGATATTTTGAATACGCTCATCCTTAATGCCGGGCGCATCCTGACCAGGGACATGCTTCTCGACAAGGTGTGGGGCTACGACTATTACGGCGATTCCCGCATCGTCGACGCGCATATTAAGAACATTCGCAAGAAGCTCGGCATCTCTGTCATTCGTACGGTCAAAGGAGTCGGGTACTCACTTGAAACGGAAGTCACGGCGGTGGAGGGATGA